The genomic window GGCTCGGGCGTCGGTTGCACATCCATCTCCACACTTCCTTTGGACCTGCGCTTGGAGAGACGCGAAAGTCTGAGTCAGACTGTGGAGTGAGGATATATCCAGTGGCAACGGATACACATCGACACGTGGGGGGGCCAGGCTGGTGGCCGCCAATGGTATCAGCCGTTCGACACCTTCGGGGAGGCGAACCAGGCAGGAGGGCGTCAGGTACTTGTGGTTCTTGATGTGGAGGAGTTCGAATGTCTGATCGTGGAGTGGATGACGAGGATCAGTAACCGTGACCGTTTCCGGCGCTGCAAAGCTCTTTCGAATAGGGGTGTTCGTTTGGTTGCGTTTTGCCCACCCCGGTGGGGCCACACAGCAGCACGTTCTCGTGGCGGGGGACGAAGGCGCAGGTGGCCAAGTCCTGGATCAGGGTGCGATTGATCCCCGGAGCAGCGAGGAAGTCAAACTGGGCCAGGGTCTTGAGGCTGTCGCAACCGGAGAGCGCCAGGCTGTGCAGCAGATGCTGCTGGTCGCGGCGCTCCAGTTCGTCATCCAGCAACAGGGCCAGGAACTCCAGGGGGCTGAGTTGGCGTTCGGTCGCCTGGGCCGCCCGCACATCGAGGGTCTGGAGTATCCCCGAGAGCTTGAGGCGGCGCAGTTTGGGCAGCAGCGGATGGGTGCTCATGATGGCTCCTGGGGGAAGAAGTCCGTGACCGGGCGCGCAAAGGTGTGCGTGGTAGCCGGGGGGGCCGCGGGTCCCTCCGGCAGGGGTTCGCGATCGAGGGCGGCATTGAGGATTTCCTTGATCCGCCGGTAGCGGTAATCGCCGTAGTAGACCGCGCGGGCACACGCAGCTTCCAGACGCTGCGCCCCCACCGTCTCCTCCAGCCTGAGGATGGCCTGCACCGAACGCAGCCGATCCAGAGGCCGCTCCGCGAGCAGCGTGTGCACCACCGTGCTGGTGGCCGTGCCCAGGCGCGCGGCCTGCTGGCGGCAGGCATCGGGGGTGCGCTGCAGGTAGGCGGCTTTGTGCTCCGGATAGTGCTCCAGGCGGGTCTGCCATTGGCCCGGCGCCCGGCAGCGCAGATGCGTGGCCACCAGTTGGGAGCCCTGATAGAGTTCCACCACGTTGTCACGCACGTACACGTCCAGTGTCTGCCCCACGTAGGCATACGGCGCCGAATAGTAGCTCCCCGCGACGACCACATGGCAATCGGGGTGTACCTTGGCCGTACGGATCTCACACAGGCTAAAGGGTTCTGCGGGCAACGCCTGTAAGGCGGCTTGCTCCACTTCCTGGAACAGGCGCAGCGGGGCTTGGTGCGTCGTGCCATGGCGGCGCACCCCGGCGACCTCGCGGATCCAGACGTGCAGGTGTTGGTTGGCACACTGGATGTCGGCGAAGGTCTGTCCGGCCATGAAGTTGCGCTGCACGTAGTGCACCCCATTTTCCACTTTGCCCTTGTGCTGCGGCGTGTGCGGGCGGGTCGGGCTGATCAGAAAGCCGTAGTGTTGGGCCATTTGCCGGTACGCCTCGCCCAGGACCGCATCATGGACCAGGACGC from Chloroflexi bacterium ADurb.Bin180 includes these protein-coding regions:
- a CDS encoding Integrase core domain protein; its protein translation is MERLHMNHIRDLIHRLRAGESERRIAADMGLSRPTVHKYHALAKAQGYLDQDAALPDDTTLQRVLGPGPQPPRHASSVEPYAEAVKTLLGQEVELVALWQRLRDTYGYRGSYSAVRRYVAHLEPERQESYTRVQSAAGAELQVDFGGVGPLFDPESGRLRPAHVFVATLSYSRHQYAELVFDQKVPTWIGLHRRALEYFGGVPQRVVPDNLKAAVLRVLVHDAVLGEAYRQMAQHYGFLISPTRPHTPQHKGKVENGVHYVQRNFMAGQTFADIQCANQHLHVWIREVAGVRRHGTTHQAPLRLFQEVEQAALQALPAEPFSLCEIRTAKVHPDCHVVVAGSYYSAPYAYVGQTLDVYVRDNVVELYQGSQLVATHLRCRAPGQWQTRLEHYPEHKAAYLQRTPDACRQQAARLGTATSTVVHTLLAERPLDRLRSVQAILRLEETVGAQRLEAACARAVYYGDYRYRRIKEILNAALDREPLPEGPAAPPATTHTFARPVTDFFPQEPS
- a CDS encoding transposase/IS protein, with product MSTHPLLPKLRRLKLSGILQTLDVRAAQATERQLSPLEFLALLLDDELERRDQQHLLHSLALSGCDSLKTLAQFDFLAAPGINRTLIQDLATCAFVPRHENVLLCGPTGVGKTQPNEHPYSKELCSAGNGHGY